Proteins encoded within one genomic window of Streptomyces taklimakanensis:
- a CDS encoding NADP-dependent succinic semialdehyde dehydrogenase, whose product MPISTTNPATGETLETFEAMDAEEVGKRLERARAAFEEYRTTGFAERADLMRRAADKLEKDRDDIARTVTTEMGKPVTAARAEVAKCVKAMRWYAERAEELLADEYPSQGDVEDSGGTAAYVRYRPLGPVLAVMPWNFPLWQVIRFAAPALMAGNTGLLKHASNVPRTALYLEELFRHAGYPEGCFQTLLIGSGEVEGVLRDPRVAAATLTGSEPAGRSVASVAGDEIKKTVLELGGSDPFLVLPSADLEKAAEVAVTARTQNNGQSCIAAKRFIVHRDVYDEFARLFTDGMRALRVGDPMDESTEIGPLSSERGRADLEELVEDARERGATVLCGGRRPASHPAGWFYEPTVLADVAPGMRIHREETFGPVATLYRVADLDEAIEVANDTDFGLSSNVWTRDRAEQERCVRDLRAGGVYFNGMTASHPAMPFGGVKRSGYGRELSGHGIREFCNITTVWHGTPPDVPAAE is encoded by the coding sequence ATGCCCATCTCGACCACCAACCCGGCGACCGGGGAGACGCTGGAGACCTTCGAGGCCATGGACGCGGAGGAGGTCGGGAAGCGGCTGGAGCGTGCCCGCGCCGCCTTCGAGGAGTACCGCACCACCGGCTTCGCCGAGCGCGCCGACCTGATGCGTCGGGCGGCCGACAAGCTGGAGAAGGACCGGGACGACATCGCCCGGACCGTGACCACCGAGATGGGCAAGCCCGTCACCGCGGCCCGAGCCGAGGTCGCCAAGTGCGTGAAGGCGATGCGCTGGTACGCCGAGCGCGCCGAGGAACTGCTGGCCGACGAGTACCCCTCGCAGGGGGACGTCGAGGACAGCGGTGGCACCGCCGCCTACGTGCGCTACCGCCCGCTGGGCCCGGTGCTGGCGGTGATGCCGTGGAACTTCCCCCTCTGGCAGGTGATCCGGTTCGCCGCGCCCGCCCTGATGGCGGGCAACACCGGTCTGCTCAAGCACGCCTCCAACGTGCCGCGCACCGCCCTGTACCTGGAGGAACTCTTCCGCCACGCCGGATATCCGGAGGGATGCTTCCAGACCCTGCTGATCGGATCCGGGGAGGTCGAGGGCGTTCTGCGCGATCCGCGCGTGGCCGCCGCGACGCTCACCGGCAGCGAACCCGCCGGGCGCTCCGTCGCCTCGGTCGCCGGCGACGAGATCAAGAAGACCGTCCTGGAGCTGGGCGGCAGCGACCCGTTCCTCGTCCTGCCCTCGGCGGACCTGGAGAAGGCGGCCGAGGTCGCGGTGACCGCGCGCACCCAGAACAACGGCCAGTCCTGCATCGCCGCCAAGCGCTTCATCGTGCACCGGGACGTGTACGACGAGTTCGCCCGGCTCTTCACCGACGGCATGCGGGCGCTGAGGGTCGGCGACCCGATGGACGAGTCCACCGAGATCGGGCCGCTCTCCAGCGAGCGGGGCCGGGCCGATCTGGAGGAGCTGGTCGAGGACGCCCGCGAGCGCGGCGCGACGGTGCTGTGCGGTGGACGTCGGCCGGCGAGCCATCCGGCGGGCTGGTTCTACGAACCGACCGTCCTGGCGGACGTCGCGCCCGGGATGCGGATCCACCGGGAGGAGACCTTCGGGCCGGTGGCCACCCTCTACCGCGTGGCGGACCTGGACGAGGCGATCGAGGTGGCCAACGACACCGACTTCGGCCTGAGCTCCAACGTCTGGACGCGGGATCGGGCGGAGCAGGAGCGGTGTGTGCGGGACCTGAGGGCCGGCGGTGTCTACTTCAACGGCATGACCGCGTCCCATCCGGCGATGCCCTTCGGCGGAGTGAAGCGCTCCGGCTACGGTCGTGAGCTGTCGGGCCACGGCATCCGTGAGTTCTGCAACATCACCACGGTCTGGCACGGCACGCCTCCGGACGTGCCCGCCGCCGAGTAG
- a CDS encoding acyl-CoA dehydrogenase family protein — translation MAEFAFDLNDDQKAVRDWIHGFAADVMRPAAAEWDEREETPWPILQEAAKIGLYSLDFYAQQYFDPTGLGIPMVMEELFWGDAGIGLSIVGTALAAVGVLANGTEEQIGTWIPQMYGDADDVKVAAFCSSEPDAGSDVSAMRTRAVYDEAKDEWVLNGTKTWATNGGIANVHVVVAVVDPALGSRGHASFVVPPNTPGLFQGQKFKKHGIRASHTAEVVLDDVRIPGHCLLGGKEKLDERLARARERAGKGGAGAPSAGGRGSVGNAAMATFEASRPAVGAQAVGIARAAYEVALEYAGTRVQFGRPIIDNQGIAFQLADMRTRIDAARMLVWRASWMAAAGRPFEAAEGSMSKLFAGETAKTVTAQAMQILGGNGFTREYPVERMHRDAAIYSIFEGTSEIQRLVIARTISGVHIR, via the coding sequence ATGGCGGAGTTCGCATTCGACCTCAACGACGACCAGAAGGCCGTTCGGGACTGGATCCACGGCTTCGCGGCCGACGTCATGCGCCCCGCCGCCGCCGAGTGGGACGAGCGGGAGGAGACCCCCTGGCCCATCCTCCAGGAGGCCGCCAAGATCGGTCTGTACTCGCTCGACTTCTACGCCCAGCAGTACTTCGACCCCACCGGCCTGGGCATCCCGATGGTGATGGAGGAGCTGTTCTGGGGCGACGCGGGCATCGGCCTGTCGATCGTCGGCACCGCCCTGGCGGCCGTCGGCGTGCTCGCCAACGGCACCGAGGAGCAGATCGGCACCTGGATCCCGCAGATGTACGGCGACGCCGACGACGTCAAGGTCGCGGCCTTCTGCTCCTCCGAGCCCGACGCCGGATCGGACGTCTCCGCGATGCGCACCCGCGCGGTCTACGACGAGGCCAAGGACGAGTGGGTGCTCAACGGCACCAAGACCTGGGCGACCAACGGCGGCATCGCGAACGTCCACGTCGTCGTCGCCGTCGTCGACCCCGCACTCGGTTCCAGGGGACACGCCTCCTTCGTCGTCCCGCCGAACACCCCCGGCCTCTTCCAGGGACAGAAGTTCAAGAAGCACGGCATCCGCGCCTCCCACACCGCCGAGGTCGTCCTGGACGACGTCCGGATCCCCGGTCACTGCCTGCTGGGCGGCAAGGAGAAGCTGGACGAGCGTCTGGCCCGCGCCCGCGAACGAGCCGGGAAGGGCGGCGCGGGGGCGCCCTCCGCCGGAGGCAGGGGGAGCGTGGGGAACGCCGCGATGGCCACCTTCGAGGCGTCCCGTCCGGCCGTGGGCGCCCAGGCCGTCGGCATCGCGCGCGCCGCGTACGAGGTCGCCCTGGAGTACGCCGGGACCCGGGTGCAGTTCGGCCGCCCGATCATCGACAACCAGGGCATCGCCTTCCAGCTCGCCGACATGCGCACCCGCATCGACGCCGCCCGGATGCTGGTGTGGCGGGCCTCCTGGATGGCGGCCGCGGGCCGGCCCTTCGAGGCCGCCGAGGGATCGATGTCCAAGCTCTTCGCCGGGGAGACGGCCAAGACCGTCACGGCCCAGGCGATGCAGATCCTCGGCGGCAACGGTTTCACCCGGGAGTACCCGGTGGAGCGCATGCACCGGGACGCCGCGATCTACTCGATCTTCGAGGGCACCAGCGAGATCCAGCGGTTGGTCATCGCCCGCACGATCTCGGGTGTGCACATCCGCTGA
- a CDS encoding DNA topoisomerase IB has translation MRHVRPDGPGYARVRCGRGFRYLDTAGRPLRDRAEVERIKALVIPPAWTDVWICPEPDGHLQAVGTDAAGRRQYLYHPGFRAEQEQAKHEHVLDVAEALPRIREAVEAHTSLRGLTRERVLGTAVRLLDLGFFRVGGERYAELNNSYGLTTLLREHAESARGTVTFSYTGKHGREIVRAVADPATCRAVRALKRRRGGGDRLLSYWDRPVWREVTGEDLNAYLKDLGGVDITAKDFRTWHGTVLAAVALAVSRFADGSATTRRRAVARAMREVSEYLGNTPAVCRASYVNPRVIELYEEGVTIAPALHRLGDGAAFGVPATQGAVEGAVLRMLRTGRPPSG, from the coding sequence ATGCGTCACGTCCGGCCCGACGGCCCCGGCTACGCGCGCGTGCGCTGTGGCCGCGGCTTCCGCTACCTCGACACCGCCGGGCGCCCGTTGCGCGACCGGGCGGAGGTGGAGCGGATCAAGGCCCTGGTGATCCCGCCGGCCTGGACGGACGTGTGGATCTGCCCGGAGCCGGACGGTCACCTCCAGGCCGTGGGCACCGACGCGGCCGGCCGTCGCCAGTATCTGTACCACCCCGGTTTCCGAGCGGAGCAGGAGCAGGCCAAGCACGAGCACGTGCTCGACGTGGCCGAGGCGCTGCCCCGCATCCGCGAGGCGGTCGAGGCCCACACGAGCCTGCGCGGGCTGACCCGGGAGCGGGTGCTGGGCACCGCGGTCCGCCTGCTGGACCTGGGCTTCTTCCGGGTCGGCGGGGAGCGCTACGCGGAGCTGAACAACTCCTACGGGCTGACCACCCTGCTGCGCGAACACGCCGAGTCCGCGCGCGGGACGGTGACCTTCTCCTACACCGGCAAGCACGGCAGGGAGATCGTGCGGGCGGTGGCCGACCCCGCGACCTGCCGTGCCGTGCGTGCCCTCAAGCGGCGACGCGGGGGCGGCGACCGGCTGCTGTCCTACTGGGACCGCCCGGTGTGGCGCGAGGTGACGGGCGAGGACCTCAACGCCTACCTGAAGGACCTGGGCGGAGTGGACATCACCGCCAAGGACTTCCGCACCTGGCACGGCACCGTGCTGGCCGCCGTCGCGCTGGCCGTCTCGCGATTCGCCGACGGGAGCGCCACCACACGGCGCCGCGCGGTCGCCCGCGCGATGCGGGAGGTCTCGGAGTACCTGGGCAACACCCCGGCGGTGTGCCGCGCCTCGTACGTCAACCCGCGGGTGATCGAACTGTACGAGGAGGGCGTGACCATCGCGCCCGCCCTGCACCGCCTCGGTGACGGGGCCGCCTTCGGCGTGCCCGCCACCCAGGGGGCCGTCGAGGGAGCGGTGCTGCGGATGCTGCGCACCGGCCGCCCGCCGAGCGGCTGA
- a CDS encoding helix-turn-helix domain-containing protein, whose protein sequence is MGESRSAPTVGQIVLGLRLRDLRERAGWSFEAAARVLSVTTSTVRRMEKAEVGLRPLYVKALLESYGVEKDEVDAFLALVEKANRPGWWHRFRSVLPDWFSLYVSLESEASLIRSYEPHCVPGLLQTEDYARALLRTGFPGADEEELDRRVALRMGRQRLLAKDDAPRLWMVLDEQVLRRPVGDAGVMRAQIDRLIEESTKPNISVQIMPFEAGPHPGMFGPFQLFRFSYPELPDVVYTESLTGAVYIDERPEVTAYLEALDRMVTQALPVQDTQRALRELRDRY, encoded by the coding sequence ATGGGCGAGTCCCGGTCGGCACCGACCGTGGGACAGATCGTCCTTGGGTTGCGCCTGCGTGACCTGCGGGAACGAGCCGGATGGTCGTTCGAGGCAGCCGCCAGGGTGCTGAGCGTCACCACCTCCACCGTCCGACGCATGGAGAAGGCCGAGGTCGGTCTCCGCCCCCTGTACGTCAAGGCCCTGCTGGAGAGCTACGGCGTCGAGAAGGACGAGGTCGACGCCTTCCTCGCCCTGGTGGAGAAGGCGAACAGACCCGGTTGGTGGCACCGCTTCCGCAGTGTCCTGCCCGACTGGTTCAGCCTCTACGTGAGCCTGGAGAGCGAAGCGAGCCTCATCCGCTCCTACGAACCGCACTGTGTCCCCGGCCTGCTCCAGACCGAGGACTACGCCCGCGCCCTGTTGCGCACCGGCTTCCCCGGCGCGGACGAGGAGGAACTCGACCGCCGGGTCGCGCTGCGGATGGGGCGGCAGCGGCTCCTGGCCAAGGACGACGCCCCGCGCCTGTGGATGGTGCTGGACGAGCAGGTGCTGCGGCGGCCGGTCGGCGACGCGGGCGTGATGCGGGCCCAGATCGACCGACTGATCGAGGAGAGCACCAAGCCGAACATCAGCGTGCAGATCATGCCCTTCGAGGCGGGTCCGCACCCCGGGATGTTCGGTCCCTTCCAGCTCTTCCGGTTCAGCTATCCCGAGCTGCCGGACGTGGTCTACACCGAGAGCCTGACCGGCGCCGTCTACATCGACGAGCGACCCGAGGTCACCGCCTACCTGGAGGCACTGGACCGCATGGTCACCCAGGCCCTGCCGGTCCAGGACACCCAGCGGGCGCTGCGGGAGCTGCGCGACCGGTACTGA
- a CDS encoding type 1 glutamine amidotransferase, translated as MNESGLRLVWVYPDLLSTYGDQGNALVVERRARQRGLAVHRTDVRSDQPIPTSGDIYLIGGGEDRPQRLAAERLRRDGGLNRAVDNGAIVFSVCAGYQILGHEFVNDLGQREPGLGLLDVTSSRGEGERCVGDVLADIDERLGLPQLTGFENHQGITHLGPTARPLARVRLGRGNGTGDGTEGAWNDTVFGTYMHGPVLARNPQIADLLIKIALDVNALPPVDDRWYEALRAERIAAATQPA; from the coding sequence ATGAATGAGAGCGGCCTGCGCCTGGTGTGGGTCTACCCGGACCTGCTGAGCACCTACGGCGACCAGGGCAACGCCCTGGTGGTGGAGCGGCGCGCGCGACAGCGCGGACTGGCCGTGCACCGGACGGACGTCCGGTCCGACCAGCCGATCCCCACCTCCGGGGACATCTACCTGATCGGCGGCGGCGAGGACCGACCGCAGCGGTTGGCGGCTGAGCGGCTGCGCCGCGACGGCGGGCTGAACCGGGCCGTGGACAACGGCGCGATCGTCTTCTCGGTCTGCGCCGGCTACCAAATCCTGGGGCACGAGTTCGTCAACGACCTCGGACAGCGCGAGCCGGGTCTGGGCCTGTTGGACGTGACCAGTTCCCGCGGCGAGGGCGAGCGCTGTGTCGGCGACGTCCTGGCCGACATCGACGAGCGACTGGGCCTGCCCCAGCTCACCGGCTTCGAGAACCACCAGGGGATCACGCACCTGGGCCCGACGGCCCGACCGCTGGCCCGGGTGCGGCTGGGACGGGGCAACGGCACGGGAGACGGCACCGAGGGCGCCTGGAACGACACCGTCTTCGGCACCTACATGCACGGTCCGGTGCTGGCCAGGAACCCGCAGATCGCGGACCTGCTGATCAAGATCGCCCTGGACGTGAACGCGCTGCCGCCGGTGGACGACCGGTGGTACGAGGCGCTGCGCGCCGAACGGATCGCCGCGGCCACCCAGCCCGCCTGA
- a CDS encoding MarR family winged helix-turn-helix transcriptional regulator, producing MDTTAHDAAPARLRNAPIWLMSQVTAHAHRLVWEAFAATDDRRYHYALLAALEEYGPASQAALGRRCGIDRSDVVAALNELADRGLVTRSPDSADRRRNIVSVTPEGRRHLEWLDGALGRVQDELLAGISTDEREHLVRLLHRVLAHHAPRRAE from the coding sequence ATGGACACGACGGCCCACGACGCCGCACCCGCCCGGTTGAGGAACGCCCCGATCTGGCTGATGTCACAGGTGACGGCACACGCCCACCGCCTGGTGTGGGAGGCCTTCGCCGCCACCGACGACCGTCGCTACCACTACGCCCTGCTCGCCGCCCTGGAGGAGTACGGTCCGGCCAGCCAGGCCGCGCTGGGGCGTCGCTGCGGCATCGACCGCAGCGACGTCGTCGCCGCGCTCAACGAACTGGCCGACCGCGGCCTGGTCACCCGCTCCCCGGACTCGGCGGACCGGCGGCGCAACATCGTCTCCGTCACTCCCGAGGGCCGACGGCACCTGGAGTGGCTCGACGGGGCGCTGGGCCGGGTGCAGGACGAGCTGCTCGCCGGGATCTCCACCGACGAGCGCGAGCACCTCGTGCGGCTGCTGCACCGGGTCCTGGCACACCACGCGCCCCGCCGGGCGGAGTGA
- a CDS encoding ATP-binding protein yields the protein MALLPRSTHLVPTLSAVPVPRSPHRAEFEVPAQRSSVGVARRLLTEWLRRWHCPPDVVDTAQLVVSEFVTNAVVHTVSDRIGCCLLRGEHRLRIEVRDQGTGALGLAARSADVEATNGRGLQLVDTLADAWGDVPVSRAQGRVVWAELRLTDA from the coding sequence ATGGCTCTTCTCCCCCGTTCCACGCACCTGGTCCCCACCCTGTCGGCCGTACCCGTCCCACGCTCCCCGCACCGGGCCGAGTTCGAGGTGCCGGCCCAGCGCTCCTCCGTCGGCGTGGCACGGCGCCTGCTCACGGAGTGGTTGCGTCGCTGGCACTGCCCCCCGGACGTCGTCGACACCGCGCAACTGGTCGTCTCCGAGTTCGTCACCAACGCGGTGGTCCACACCGTCAGCGACCGGATCGGGTGCTGTCTCCTGCGAGGCGAGCACCGGCTGCGTATAGAGGTGCGCGACCAGGGCACCGGAGCGCTCGGGCTCGCGGCGCGCTCGGCCGACGTGGAGGCGACCAACGGACGCGGCCTCCAGCTCGTGGACACCCTCGCCGACGCCTGGGGCGATGTCCCCGTCTCCCGGGCACAGGGGCGTGTGGTCTGGGCGGAGCTACGGCTGACCGACGCCTGA
- a CDS encoding MurT ligase domain-containing protein: MAGNTEPLPPRAKLAVTAGKAAAAVSRAAGRGSGSVIGGRVALRLDPDLLARLAQKLDVVLVSATNGKTTTTRLIAEALRAAGPVVSNALGANMPAGITAALAGSGDARYGVIEVDEKYLAMVARDVTPKAIALLNLSRDQLDRAAETRMLAERWREGLSGSKAVIVANADDPLVVWAASSSPNVVWVAAGQEWKDDAWSCPACGGVMQRPGDDWFCGECGFRRPTPSWALSGDHVLDPHGSAWPIRLQLPGRANKANATTSAAVAAAFGVPPQAALERMYSVTAVAGRYDVVSFQGRELRLLLAKNPAGWLETFSLIDPPPAPVILSVNARGADGTDTSWLWDVDYSRLAGHPICVIGDRKLDLAVRLEVAGVDFQVCDGPAEAVRQCPPGRIEVIANYTAFQDIRRVVGN; the protein is encoded by the coding sequence ATGGCAGGCAACACGGAGCCGCTGCCGCCGCGGGCCAAGCTGGCCGTGACGGCGGGCAAGGCCGCCGCGGCGGTGTCGCGGGCCGCGGGCCGCGGCAGCGGGTCGGTGATCGGCGGACGGGTGGCGCTCAGACTCGACCCCGACCTGCTGGCCAGGCTCGCCCAGAAACTGGACGTCGTCCTGGTGTCGGCGACCAACGGCAAGACCACCACCACCCGACTGATCGCCGAGGCGCTGCGCGCCGCCGGCCCGGTCGTCTCCAACGCCCTGGGCGCCAACATGCCCGCGGGCATCACGGCCGCGCTCGCCGGGAGCGGCGATGCCCGCTACGGCGTCATCGAGGTCGACGAGAAGTACCTCGCCATGGTCGCCCGGGACGTCACGCCCAAGGCCATCGCCCTGCTCAACCTCTCCCGCGACCAACTCGACCGCGCCGCCGAGACCCGGATGCTCGCCGAGCGGTGGCGCGAGGGCCTGTCCGGCTCCAAGGCCGTGATCGTGGCCAACGCCGACGACCCGCTGGTGGTGTGGGCCGCCTCCTCCTCCCCCAACGTGGTGTGGGTGGCCGCCGGGCAGGAGTGGAAGGACGACGCCTGGTCGTGCCCCGCCTGCGGCGGCGTCATGCAGCGCCCCGGCGACGACTGGTTCTGCGGCGAGTGCGGTTTCCGCCGCCCCACCCCGAGCTGGGCCCTCTCGGGCGACCACGTGCTGGATCCGCACGGCTCGGCCTGGCCGATCCGTCTCCAGCTCCCCGGCCGCGCCAACAAGGCCAACGCCACCACCTCCGCGGCCGTCGCCGCCGCCTTCGGCGTCCCGCCCCAGGCGGCGCTGGAACGCATGTACTCGGTGACCGCGGTCGCCGGCCGTTACGACGTGGTCTCCTTCCAGGGGCGCGAGCTGCGTCTGTTGCTGGCGAAGAACCCGGCGGGCTGGCTGGAGACCTTCTCGCTGATCGACCCCCCGCCCGCCCCCGTGATCCTGTCGGTCAACGCCCGCGGCGCGGACGGCACCGACACCTCCTGGCTGTGGGACGTGGACTACTCACGGCTGGCCGGCCACCCCATCTGCGTGATCGGCGACCGCAAGCTGGACCTGGCGGTCCGGCTGGAGGTGGCCGGGGTGGACTTCCAGGTGTGCGACGGCCCCGCCGAGGCCGTGCGGCAGTGCCCGCCCGGCCGGATCGAGGTGATCGCGAACTACACCGCGTTCCAGGACATCCGCCGCGTCGTCGGCAACTGA
- a CDS encoding NAD-dependent epimerase/dehydratase family protein codes for MRLLVLGGTEFVGRAVVEEAIERGWDVTVLHRGRHPAPRGVTALHGDRTEGRAGLAALERAAADGGWDAAVDTWSGAPSAVRTAAALLEPHVGHYAYVSSRSVYLFPPAAGTDEGGPLVDGSSDDTDDADYARAKRGGELATSETFGDRGLLVRAGLILGPYENVGRLPWWLSRVARGGEVLAPGPRALPLQYVDARDLAGWTLDAVARGLGGPYNLVSPPGHTTMGALLENCVRVTGSRAELRWTAPEAILAAGVEPWTDLPVWTPPGEFHDGMHRGDVSRAVAAGLRCRPVAETVADTWDWMRGPEGGVPPRVGRSRVGLAPEREAEIMRSLGGDS; via the coding sequence ATGAGACTTCTGGTGCTGGGTGGAACGGAGTTCGTCGGACGCGCGGTCGTCGAGGAGGCGATCGAGCGCGGTTGGGACGTGACGGTCCTCCACCGGGGGCGACATCCCGCGCCCCGCGGTGTCACCGCCCTGCACGGCGACCGCACCGAGGGCCGTGCCGGCCTGGCCGCGTTGGAGCGGGCGGCGGCCGACGGGGGCTGGGACGCCGCGGTCGACACCTGGAGCGGGGCGCCCTCCGCGGTCCGCACCGCCGCCGCGCTGCTGGAGCCGCATGTCGGGCACTACGCCTACGTCTCCAGCCGCTCGGTGTACCTCTTCCCGCCCGCGGCCGGTACCGACGAGGGAGGCCCGCTGGTCGACGGATCGTCCGACGACACCGACGACGCCGACTACGCGCGGGCCAAACGGGGTGGGGAACTGGCCACCTCGGAGACCTTCGGCGACCGCGGCCTGTTGGTGCGTGCGGGATTGATTCTCGGCCCGTACGAGAACGTCGGGCGGCTGCCGTGGTGGCTGTCCCGCGTCGCGCGCGGCGGAGAGGTCCTGGCCCCCGGCCCCCGCGCTCTCCCCCTGCAGTACGTGGACGCCCGCGACCTCGCCGGCTGGACGCTGGACGCTGTCGCGCGCGGGCTCGGTGGCCCGTACAACCTGGTGAGTCCTCCCGGTCACACCACCATGGGCGCGTTGCTGGAGAACTGCGTGCGCGTCACCGGTTCCCGCGCCGAGCTGCGCTGGACCGCTCCCGAGGCGATCCTGGCCGCCGGGGTGGAGCCGTGGACGGACCTGCCGGTGTGGACCCCGCCGGGCGAGTTCCACGACGGCATGCACCGGGGAGACGTCTCCAGAGCGGTGGCGGCGGGACTGCGCTGCCGTCCGGTGGCCGAGACGGTGGCCGACACCTGGGACTGGATGCGCGGACCGGAGGGTGGCGTGCCGCCGCGCGTCGGCCGGTCCCGTGTCGGTCTGGCGCCGGAGCGGGAGGCCGAGATCATGCGGTCGCTCGGCGGCGACTCCTAG
- a CDS encoding TetR family transcriptional regulator, whose product METTQRERRRDGQRGAAEQRRRELLEAAERVVLRDGPGASMNAIAAEAGITKPILYRHFGDKGGLYRALAVRHTDALVDALRTALDEPTDRRERVEAALDTYLAAIEARPQVYRFLMHPAEEPGGERGFDIGQHAAPLLRRLGEELATVIAERVELDPDSGERARVWGHGIVGMMHAAGDWWLRERPCPRQSLVKHLADLLWGALATADDRAGGPGF is encoded by the coding sequence ATGGAGACCACACAGCGGGAGAGGCGGCGCGACGGGCAGCGCGGCGCCGCCGAGCAGCGCCGCAGGGAGTTGCTGGAGGCGGCCGAGCGGGTGGTCCTGCGGGACGGCCCCGGCGCCTCGATGAACGCCATCGCCGCCGAGGCGGGCATCACCAAACCCATCCTCTACCGGCACTTCGGCGACAAGGGCGGGCTCTACCGCGCCCTGGCCGTACGGCACACCGACGCCCTGGTGGATGCGCTGCGGACCGCGCTGGACGAGCCCACCGACCGGCGCGAACGCGTGGAGGCCGCCCTGGACACCTATCTGGCCGCCATAGAGGCCCGGCCCCAGGTGTACCGCTTCCTGATGCACCCCGCCGAGGAGCCCGGCGGCGAACGCGGCTTCGACATCGGGCAGCACGCGGCGCCGCTGCTGCGCAGGCTCGGCGAGGAACTGGCCACCGTCATCGCCGAACGCGTCGAACTCGACCCCGACTCCGGAGAACGAGCCCGGGTGTGGGGGCACGGCATCGTCGGCATGATGCACGCCGCCGGCGACTGGTGGCTGCGCGAGCGCCCCTGCCCCCGGCAGTCGCTCGTGAAGCACCTGGCGGATCTGCTGTGGGGCGCCCTGGCCACGGCGGACGACCGTGCGGGCGGACCCGGCTTCTGA
- a CDS encoding C40 family peptidase — protein MSAHTPITGRLSRAGITTAVTAVTLAGTTLIPSATPDAEAATPANKALRVAASKKGSPYQYGAAGPSRFDCSGLIQYSYKKAGKKLPRTAAAQYNRSKRISVTTRRKGDLVFFHSGGSVYHVGIYAGGGRVWHSPKPGKTVRKERIWTKNVRYGRVR, from the coding sequence ATGTCTGCGCACACACCCATAACGGGACGGTTGTCCCGAGCGGGCATCACCACCGCCGTCACCGCCGTCACCCTGGCGGGTACGACACTGATCCCGTCGGCCACGCCCGACGCGGAAGCGGCCACTCCCGCGAACAAGGCGCTCAGGGTCGCGGCCTCCAAAAAGGGGTCGCCCTACCAGTACGGGGCCGCGGGCCCCAGCCGGTTCGACTGCTCGGGACTCATCCAGTACTCCTACAAGAAGGCGGGCAAGAAACTGCCGCGCACCGCGGCGGCCCAGTACAACCGCTCCAAGCGGATCTCCGTCACGACCCGCAGGAAGGGCGACCTGGTCTTCTTCCACTCCGGCGGCAGCGTCTACCACGTCGGCATCTACGCCGGCGGCGGCCGGGTCTGGCACTCCCCGAAGCCGGGCAAGACCGTCCGCAAGGAGAGGATCTGGACCAAGAACGTGCGGTACGGGCGCGTGAGGTGA